One part of the Ursus arctos isolate Adak ecotype North America unplaced genomic scaffold, UrsArc2.0 scaffold_14, whole genome shotgun sequence genome encodes these proteins:
- the RNF112 gene encoding RING finger protein 112 yields MPRSALSIISFCHRLGKQERKRSFMGSSRNSWSHTPFPKLELGLGSRPAAPRELPACSICLERLREPISLDCGHDFCTRCFSTHRVPGCEPPCCPECRKICKQKRGLRSLGEKMKLLPQRPLPAVLQETCAVRAEPLLLVRINASGGLILRMGAINRCLKHPLARDTPVCLLAVLGEQHSGKTFLLNHLLRGLPGLESGEGGWPRGGGSLQGFRWGANSLTRGIRMWSHPFLLGKEGRKVAVFLVDTGDAMSPELSKETRTKLCALTTMLSSYQILNTSPELKDTDLEYLEMFVHVAEVMGRHYGMVPIQHLDLLVHDSSHSSKAGLGRMGDIIQKSSGKYPKVQELLQGRRARCYLLPAPGQRRASKGHGSPGDTDDDFGHLCAYVADVLNAAPQHAKSRCQGYWSEGRPVARGDRRLLTGQQLAQEIKNLSGWMGRTGPGFSSADEMAAQLHDLRTVDAAKKEFEEYVRQQDVATKRIFSALRVLPDTMRNLLASQKDAILARHGAALLCKGREQTLEALEAELQAEAKVFMDSYTMRFCGHLAAVGGAVGAGLMGLAGGVVGAGMAAAALAAEAGMVAAGAAVGATGAAVVGGGVGAGLAATVGCMEKEEDDRVQEGDREPLLQEE; encoded by the exons ATGCCGAGGTCCGCCTTGTCAATCATCTCCTTTTGTCATCGGCTCGGCAAACAG GAGAGAAAACGGAGCTTCATGGGAAGCAGTCGCAACAGTTG gtcccaCACGCCATTCCCCAAGTTGGAGCTGGGCCTGGGGTCCCGGCCCGCGGCACCCCGGGAGCTGCCCGCCTGCTCCATCTGCCTGGAGAGGCTGCGGGAGCCCATCTCGCTGGACTGCGGCCATGACTTCTGCACGCGCTGCTTCAGCACACACCGCGTCCCCGGCTGCGAGCCGCCCTGCTGCCCCGAGTGCCGGAAGATCTGCAAGCAGAAGAGGGGCCTCCGCAGTCTGGGGGAGAAGATGAAGCTCCTGCCGCAGAGGCCCCTGCCCGCCGTGCTGCAG GAGACCTGTGCCGTGAGGGCCGAGCCCCTGCTGCTGGTGCGTATCAATGCCTCTGGCGGCCTCATCCTGAGGATGGGGGCCATCAACCGCTGCCTGAAGCACCCCCTGGCCAGGGACACCCCCGTCTGCCTCCTTGCTGTCCTGGGGGAGCAGCACTCAGGGAAGACCTTTCTCCTCAACCACCTGCTCCGGGGCCTGCCGGGCCtg GAGTCAGGGGAGGGCGGCTGGCCGAGAGGAGGAGGGTCCCTGCAGGGGTTCAGGTGGGGTGCCAATAGCCTGACCAGGGGCATACGGATGTGGAGCCACCCTTtcctgctggggaaggaggggaggaag GTGGCCGTGTTCCTGGTGGACACAGGGGACGCCATGAGCCCTGAGCTGAGCAAAGAAACCAGGACCAAGCTCTGCGCCCTGACCACGATGCTGAGCTCCTACCAG ATCCTCAACACCTCCCCGGAGCTGAAGGATACAGACCTGGAATACCTGGAG ATGTTTGTCCACGTGGCCGAGGTGATGGGCAGGCATTATGGGATGGTGCCAATCCAG CACCTAGATCTCTTAGTCCATGACTCATCCCACTCCAGCAAGGCAGGACTGGGCCGCATGGGTGACATCATCCAG AAATCCTCCGGCAAATACCCCAAGGTTCAGGAGCTGCTCCAAGGGAGGCGTGCGCGCTGTTACCTCCTGCCTGCTCCGGGGCAGCGGCGGGCAAGCAAAGGCCATGGAAGCCCCGGCG ACACAGATGACGATTTCGGCCACCTCTGTGCCTACGTGGCCGATGTGCTGAACGCCGCCCCCCAGCACGCCAAGAGCCGCTGCCAGGGGTACTGGAGCGAGGGCCGCCCCGTGGCCAGGGGGGACAGACGCCTGCTCACGGGGCAGCAGCTAGCTCAGGAAATCAAG AACCTCTCGGGCTGGATGGGGAGGACGGGGCCCGGGTTCTCCTCCGCGGATGAG ATGGCCGCGCAGCTGCACGACCTGAGGACGGTGGACGCCGCCAAGAAGGAGTTCGAGGAGTACGTGCGGCAGCAG GACGTGGCCACCAAGCGCATCTTCTCGGCGCTGCGGGTGCTGCCCGACACCATGCGCAACCTCCTGGCCAGCCAGAAGGATGCCATCCTGGCCCGCCACGGGGCCGCCCTGCTGTGCAAGGGCCGAGAGCAGACCCTGGAGGCCCTGGAGGCCGAGCTGCAGGCTGAGGCCAAGGTCTTCATGGACTCCTACACCATGCGCTTCTGTGGCCACCTGGCCGCTGTGGGGGGCGCCGTCGGGGCCGGGCTCATGGGCCTGGCAGGCGGTGTGGTGGGCGCGGGCATGGCAGCGGCTGCGCTGGCTGCGGAGGCCGGGATGGTGGCGGCTGGAGCTGCCGTGGGGGCCACGGGGGCTGCCGTGGTCGGGGGCGGCGTGGGCGCTGGCTTGGCTGCCACCGTGGGCTgcatggagaaggaggaggatgaCAGGGTGCAGGAAGGGGACCGGGAGCCCCTGCTGCAGGAAGAGTGA